The genomic stretch TCTTAGAAATGGCGGCATAGGCGCAAAGAAGGGCTGATAAGACTGCTACCAATAGGCCCAGCTGAAAAGAAATCTTCCGACCAAAGTAATTTTGAGTTTTGGCGACGATCGAGGTAGAGAAGGCCCCACCAACAACATAGCCCATGACAGGTAGGGTAGCCATCCAAGCGACGGGGCTCAGACTAAGTCCAACCAGGCCATTAATGGCAATAAAAGTCACATTATTGGTCAAAAACAAGCCCTGGCAGAGAATTAGCAGTACGAGGTTTTTGTTGAGCAGAGTGTACTTATTGGTCATGCGCCACAGTTTACGATCTAAGTGTCCGCCGGGTTTGCTCGCTGGATTCCCTGAAATTGACCCGCTTTGGCCAATTTGGGGTCTAAATCCCCTTAAATAGCCGGGTTCGATGATTTAAAATAGACGTCTCGGTCCAGTGCGTGAAATATCACCCAAGATAGCCAAAAGCGCCTGAAGTGTTGCGCATGGAACGCGAGAGTGGTTCGGTATAAGGCCGAGCCCTAATATTTATCCATATCGAGGAAACATCAATGGCTTCAGAGAAATCAAAGATCATTTACACGCTGACAGACGAAGCGCCATTATTGGCGACCTGTGCATTTTTACCAATCATGCGTACTTTTACAGCGCCAGCTGGGGTGCAGGTTGTAGAAAGCGACATTTCTGTTGCGGCACGTATCTTGGCAGAGTTCTCTGATTGCTTAAGTGCTGAGCAGAAAGTGCCTGATAATTTAGCCGAGCTGGGTCGTATGACTTTATTGCCGGATACCAACATCATCAAGCTGCCGAATATCAGTGCTTCAGTGCCTCAGTTGCTCGCCGCTATCAAGGAATTGCAATCTAAGGGTTATAAGATCCCTGATTTCCCAGAAGATCCTAAGGATGATGCTGAAAAAGCAATTCGTACTCGTTACTCTAAGTGTTTGGGTAGTGCAGTAAACCCAGTATTGCGCGAAGGTAACTCTGATCGCCGCGCACCAAATGCGGTCAAACGTTATGCCCGCAAGAATCCACACTCCATGGGTGAGTGGAGTCAGGCTTCCCGTACACACGTATCCCACATGCATGGTGGCGATTTCTACGCAGGCGAGAAGTCAATGACTATGACTAAGGCATGTGATGTGAAGATGGACTTGGTCACAAAGAGTGGCAAGACCATCGTTCTCAAGCCAAAAGTCTCTTTACTGGCTGGTGAAATTATTGACAGCATGTATATGAGTAAGAAAGCGCTCTGCGAGTTCTACGAAAAAGAAATTGAAGATGCTTATAAGACTGGCATGATGTTGTCCTTGCACGTGAAGGCAACCATGATGAAGGTATCGCACCCAATCGTGTTTGGCCATGCTGTAAAGATTTTCTACAAAGATGCATTTGCAAAGCACGGCAAGTTGTTTGAAGAGTTAGGCGTTAATCCAAACAATGGTATGAGCAGTTTGTATGACAAGATCAAAACCTTGCCAGAATCTAAGCGCGAAGAAATCATTCAAGACTTGCACGCTTGCCATGAGCACCGCCCAGCATTGGCGATGGTGGATTCTGCTAAAGGCATTACCAACCTCCATTCACCAAGCGATGTGATCGTGGATGCATCGATGCCAGCGATGATTCGTGTTGGTGGCAAGATGTGGGGTGCTGATGGTCGTTTGCATGACACGAAGGCAGTGATTCCAGAAAGTACGTTCGCCCGTATCTACCAAGAGATGATTAACTTCTGTAAGACTCACGGTAACTTTGATCCAAAAACCATGGGCACAGTGCCAAACGTGGGCTTGATGGCTCAGCAGGCAGAGGAGTACGGCTCACACGACAAGACCTTTGAGATTGCCGAAGCTGGTGTTGCCCGCATTGTTGCGGATGACGGCACAGTATTGCTTGAGCAGAATGTGGAAGAGGGCGATATCTGGCGTATGTGTCAGGTTAAAGATGTGCCGATTCGTGACTGGGTTAAGTTGGCGGTAAACCGTGCGCGTTTATCAAATACTCCAGCAGTATTCTGGTTAGACGAGTACCGTCCACATGAAGCTGAGTTGATCAAGAAGGTTCAAACCTATCTCAAAGATTACGACTTAACTGGTGTGGATATTCAGATCATGTCTCAGACTCGCGCAATGCGCTATACATTGGAGCGCATCATTCGCGGTAAAGATACGATTTCAGTGACAGGCAATATTTTGCGTGACTACCTCACTGACTTGTTCCCAATTATGGAGCTTGGCACTAGCGCCAAGATGTTGTCTATCGTGCCTTTGATGGCAGGTGGAGGCCTCTTTGAAACTGGTGCAGGTGGTTCTGCTCCTAAGCACGTTCAACAATTGGTTGAAGAGAATCATTTGCGTTGGGACTCTTTGGGCGAGTTCTTGGCCTTGGCTGTTTCTTTGGAGGATATTGGTGATAAGACCAATAATCCAAAAGTGAAGATCTTGGCCCGTACTTTAGATGAGGCAACTGGCACATTGTTGGATAACAATAAGTCGCCATCTCCACGCACTGGTGAGTTGGATAACCGCGGTAGCCAGTTCTACTTGGCAATGTACTGGGCTCAAGCCTTAGCTGCGCAAACCGAAGATAAAGAATTGCAAGCCCACTTTACTCCGATTGCAAAAGCCTTGGCTGAGAACGAGCAAAAAATTGTTGCTGAGTTCAAGGCTGTGCAAGGTAAGCCAGCAGATATTGGCGGCTACTTCATGCCTGATCAAGCCAAGTTCAAAGCAGTGATGTGCCCAAGTGCAACATTGAACGATATCTTGAGCAAGGCAGCAGTAGCTTAAGCTTGTTTTACTTCACTAGGTGAAGTTCGCAAAATGAAAAAGGCAAACCAGTGGGTTTGCCTTTTTTCTTGCCCTCAGATCTTCTTTTGATCCTTACGCCTAGTGCCGTACTAATTATCCTAGGCATTCAGATACTGATCTTCTTGGTAGGTACTCACCCATTGCGGCCTATAAATTAACAACATAGCCAGCAACATACCGGAGAGTGAGCCCTCCATAAATGACAGGATGAGTAAGCCTAAAAACCAGCCCACCGGATCATTGCTAGCAAATGAGGTGATATTGAATGCTTGTTGTAACCCGTATATCAACACGCCGGTTGCAAAGGTACTTAGAAAAGCTGCCAAATAACCATGCCCCAAAATCAGAATAAATAAATGTTTGGGTAGTAGTCGATCAACCGCCTTGATGACACAGTAAGCAAAGATTGCAGGAATGACGCTCACCATGACATAGTGTTGAGTGGACTCTACCAAGTCACCGCTGATGCTTAAGACCCCAACTAGGGCTACGAAAAAGAGGAGTGTGATTGCACTCCAGAAGCCAAATAATGCGACTAGTAATGAAGCTCCAAAAAAGTGGAAGGATAGATCGATTAAGTTATCGAGGTTGCTATTGGGTAGGTGGGCGCGAATATTCCAGGCTACAGCTAGCAGAAGAATGCAGACCAAAAAGAGGTTGCGAAGACGGGGTTGAAGAAGAACCCCTTGGCGACTTTGATACACGCCTAATAGGAAAATGGCACATGCCACTAGGATCCAGGTCATACCGCTCTTTCAGGGTAAATAAATTCTTATTTGAACTCCATATGAGCTGGTCAGATATTGGATGAAACCCTATTATCCAGCACGGTTCTGAGCAATAAATTGCCAACCGTAGGAGAATGAGCCTTATTCACCATGCAGTTTGACATCCATCAAAGAGATATTGATATGTATACAAATGACCAAAAGCAACTTTCTTTAGAAATCACCCCCAAGGCAGTTTTTGAAGGACGCCGTGATTTGATTAAAAGCGCTGCTGCCGGAGCTTTTGGGTTGGCACTTGCGCCCTGGTTCTCACGCGAGGCTCTCGCAAGCACCCCACAAAAATTAATCGCAACACCAAATCCAAGTCTTTCGGTGAAGGAAGATACTACTGGCTATCAATATGTTACGGGCTACAACAATTTTTACGAGTTTGGTACCGAGAAATCGGATCCTGCTGCCAATGCGGGCTCCCTGCAGACTCGTCCATGGACTGTCACGATTGAAGGTTTAGTTAAAAAACCAGTTACTTTGGATATTGATGCTCTTCTAAAACTTGCTCCAATGGAAGAGCGTGTTTATCGGATGCGCTGTGTTGAAGGTTGGTCGATGGTG from Polynucleobacter sp. AP-Jannik-300A-C4 encodes the following:
- a CDS encoding NADP-dependent isocitrate dehydrogenase, which translates into the protein MASEKSKIIYTLTDEAPLLATCAFLPIMRTFTAPAGVQVVESDISVAARILAEFSDCLSAEQKVPDNLAELGRMTLLPDTNIIKLPNISASVPQLLAAIKELQSKGYKIPDFPEDPKDDAEKAIRTRYSKCLGSAVNPVLREGNSDRRAPNAVKRYARKNPHSMGEWSQASRTHVSHMHGGDFYAGEKSMTMTKACDVKMDLVTKSGKTIVLKPKVSLLAGEIIDSMYMSKKALCEFYEKEIEDAYKTGMMLSLHVKATMMKVSHPIVFGHAVKIFYKDAFAKHGKLFEELGVNPNNGMSSLYDKIKTLPESKREEIIQDLHACHEHRPALAMVDSAKGITNLHSPSDVIVDASMPAMIRVGGKMWGADGRLHDTKAVIPESTFARIYQEMINFCKTHGNFDPKTMGTVPNVGLMAQQAEEYGSHDKTFEIAEAGVARIVADDGTVLLEQNVEEGDIWRMCQVKDVPIRDWVKLAVNRARLSNTPAVFWLDEYRPHEAELIKKVQTYLKDYDLTGVDIQIMSQTRAMRYTLERIIRGKDTISVTGNILRDYLTDLFPIMELGTSAKMLSIVPLMAGGGLFETGAGGSAPKHVQQLVEENHLRWDSLGEFLALAVSLEDIGDKTNNPKVKILARTLDEATGTLLDNNKSPSPRTGELDNRGSQFYLAMYWAQALAAQTEDKELQAHFTPIAKALAENEQKIVAEFKAVQGKPADIGGYFMPDQAKFKAVMCPSATLNDILSKAAVA
- a CDS encoding energy-coupling factor ABC transporter permease; this encodes MTWILVACAIFLLGVYQSRQGVLLQPRLRNLFLVCILLLAVAWNIRAHLPNSNLDNLIDLSFHFFGASLLVALFGFWSAITLLFFVALVGVLSISGDLVESTQHYVMVSVIPAIFAYCVIKAVDRLLPKHLFILILGHGYLAAFLSTFATGVLIYGLQQAFNITSFASNDPVGWFLGLLILSFMEGSLSGMLLAMLLIYRPQWVSTYQEDQYLNA